In Streptomyces sp. NBC_00306, a single genomic region encodes these proteins:
- a CDS encoding TIM barrel protein: MTSTAATLRLTFDGLRRDQIETRWARELGGLEAYVFDGGDIEDEDQWRVLGANLRHAFDVGARRLTLHFPTENADWVGDHSGYDKLRRFCDLAAEVGALGVVLHANQFVQLADWPAFDLPGARARVVERVAELDAYLGDSPVWIGMENLPVIGAQGIDFDSVFVRPADFEPLAELGSDRVGVTWDVCHWAVSYTTLTAMARLEQRPDPVGPFDLPALPVKHLHFASFSGHAMPAWPDHCVEGVPPQHGDIAPDLLAGMLTVALDAAASHSDEVGVVFEVQEDDYEDRKNCWVTYEWLSSVPGLAARVDCGGRGDDRT; the protein is encoded by the coding sequence GTGACCAGCACAGCGGCGACGCTGCGGCTCACCTTCGACGGGCTGCGGCGCGACCAGATCGAAACACGCTGGGCTCGCGAACTCGGCGGTCTCGAGGCGTACGTCTTCGACGGCGGCGACATCGAGGACGAGGACCAGTGGCGCGTGCTCGGCGCGAATCTGCGCCACGCCTTCGACGTCGGCGCCCGGCGGCTGACCCTGCACTTCCCTACGGAGAACGCCGACTGGGTCGGCGACCACAGCGGCTACGACAAACTGCGCCGGTTCTGCGACCTGGCCGCCGAGGTGGGCGCGCTCGGCGTCGTCCTGCACGCGAACCAGTTCGTCCAGCTGGCCGACTGGCCGGCGTTCGATCTGCCGGGTGCGCGGGCCAGGGTGGTGGAGCGGGTCGCCGAACTCGACGCGTATCTCGGCGACTCGCCCGTCTGGATCGGCATGGAGAACCTGCCCGTCATCGGTGCGCAGGGCATCGACTTCGACTCGGTCTTCGTAAGGCCGGCGGACTTCGAGCCCCTCGCCGAGCTGGGCTCGGACCGGGTCGGGGTGACCTGGGACGTATGCCACTGGGCGGTGTCGTACACGACGCTGACCGCGATGGCGCGGCTGGAGCAACGTCCGGACCCGGTGGGCCCGTTCGATCTTCCGGCGCTGCCCGTCAAGCATCTGCACTTCGCGTCCTTCTCCGGACACGCCATGCCGGCGTGGCCCGACCATTGCGTCGAAGGCGTGCCGCCGCAGCACGGCGACATCGCGCCCGACCTGCTCGCCGGCATGCTCACCGTCGCGCTGGACGCGGCAGCCTCGCACAGCGACGAGGTCGGGGTCGTCTTCGAGGTGCAGGAGGACGACTACGAGGACCGCAAGAACTGCTGGGTGACCTACGAATGGCTGTCCTCCGTCCCCGGACTCGCCGCGCGGGTCGACTGCGGGGGGAGGGGTGATGACCGAACCTGA
- a CDS encoding fatty acid desaturase family protein, whose translation MRWVDYRKTLRPRFGIVWRDIGLCYLFLAFGVLVLAPAPTSWPVWADVVLVAAAACWTGFWLHSLFLFGHEAAHTNLAPRRKTNDRLGDWFVWILYGSTTVNYRYTHMAHHAHLGDHEDTETTYHLCLSVLNMLKAVTGIHVLEVLLRKRSLSQPRKKSSRTSSGLLASVRSFALHASILAALVVTGSYLAALTWIIAVGAVFPLLATVRTVVEHRHLDAPCDVDFSVELHGPVNRMFGTGPVSRTFGSAGFNQHLLHHWDPAISYTRFPEMALFFSRTPLAADMEASRTGYGAAVRTLITEARRG comes from the coding sequence GTGCGGTGGGTCGACTACCGCAAGACGTTACGTCCGCGCTTCGGGATCGTGTGGCGCGACATCGGTCTGTGCTATCTGTTCCTGGCCTTCGGCGTGCTCGTCCTCGCGCCGGCACCGACGTCGTGGCCCGTCTGGGCGGATGTTGTGCTGGTCGCGGCCGCAGCTTGCTGGACCGGCTTCTGGCTGCACTCGCTGTTCCTGTTCGGGCACGAGGCGGCGCACACCAACCTGGCACCGCGCCGCAAGACCAACGACAGGCTGGGCGACTGGTTCGTGTGGATCCTCTACGGGTCCACCACCGTCAACTACCGCTACACGCACATGGCCCACCATGCGCATCTGGGCGACCACGAAGACACGGAGACCACGTATCACCTGTGCCTTTCCGTGCTGAACATGCTCAAGGCGGTCACCGGCATCCATGTGCTGGAGGTCCTGCTGCGCAAGCGGAGCCTGAGTCAGCCGCGCAAGAAGTCCAGCCGTACGTCCAGCGGACTGCTGGCGTCGGTGCGCTCGTTCGCCTTGCACGCGTCGATCCTGGCCGCTCTCGTCGTCACAGGTTCGTACCTCGCCGCGCTGACGTGGATTATCGCCGTCGGAGCCGTCTTCCCGCTCCTCGCGACCGTGCGGACGGTCGTCGAACACCGCCACCTCGACGCCCCGTGCGACGTCGACTTCTCGGTGGAGTTGCACGGACCGGTGAACCGCATGTTCGGTACGGGGCCGGTGTCGCGCACCTTCGGCTCGGCGGGCTTCAACCAGCATCTGCTGCATCACTGGGACCCGGCGATTTCCTACACCCGCTTCCCGGAGATGGCGCTGTTCTTCTCGCGTACCCCGCTTGCCGCGGACATGGAGGCAAGCCGCACCGGATATGGCGCGGCCGTCAGGACGCTGATAACGGAGGCTCGTCGTGGCTGA
- a CDS encoding DegT/DnrJ/EryC1/StrS family aminotransferase, with product MTEPDLPYARPYWDAEEADALMATLESGFWTNGSQVVRFEEELERLTGAPTVTLSSGTSAVFALLHALGRAVTGPKLLVSPTLNFAAGPASARLLGWDVALCDVSPDDLTLCPESLGELLERVHGDYARIVVLPVHYAGHCADMAALSAQCGRYGADLVEDACHAVGGTYDGVRPVGSWPASVAAYFSFHPTKPIAAGEGGAVSTTDAGLLQQLRLARNHNMAPVGEHTDDHGPWPYSIEAPGMNLRLSEFNAAVGAVQAGRAEESRLARARLAARYHDALDGLPYVRAVPRGRRPGSAHHLLPVVFDVAGLGISKKDLLAAFFARRIRCQVHYTPLHRLPAFAEIEPRLTTGFKAMDAAFPGLLSLPLWRGMTDDDCDRVIGVVTEIVHRSTQPMGRS from the coding sequence ATGACCGAACCTGACCTTCCCTACGCCCGCCCCTACTGGGACGCCGAGGAAGCGGATGCCCTGATGGCGACGCTGGAGTCCGGCTTCTGGACCAACGGCAGCCAGGTGGTGCGGTTCGAGGAGGAACTGGAGCGGCTGACCGGCGCCCCCACGGTCACCCTGTCCAGCGGGACCAGTGCGGTGTTCGCGCTGCTGCACGCACTGGGGCGCGCGGTGACCGGGCCCAAGCTCCTGGTGTCGCCGACACTCAACTTCGCCGCCGGCCCTGCCTCGGCCCGACTGCTCGGCTGGGACGTCGCGCTCTGCGACGTCTCCCCGGACGACCTCACCCTCTGTCCCGAGAGTCTCGGCGAGCTGCTGGAGCGCGTGCACGGCGACTACGCCAGGATCGTGGTCCTGCCGGTGCACTACGCCGGACACTGCGCGGACATGGCCGCGCTGTCGGCGCAGTGCGGACGCTACGGCGCGGATCTCGTCGAGGACGCCTGCCACGCGGTTGGGGGGACCTACGACGGCGTACGCCCGGTGGGATCGTGGCCGGCATCGGTCGCCGCGTACTTCAGCTTCCACCCGACCAAGCCGATCGCCGCAGGAGAAGGCGGCGCGGTCAGTACGACGGACGCGGGCCTGCTGCAGCAACTGCGCCTGGCGCGCAATCACAACATGGCGCCGGTCGGGGAACACACGGACGACCACGGTCCCTGGCCGTACTCCATCGAGGCGCCGGGGATGAATCTGCGTCTGTCGGAGTTCAACGCGGCGGTCGGAGCGGTGCAGGCGGGCAGGGCGGAGGAGTCCCGGCTCGCGCGCGCCCGGCTCGCCGCGCGCTATCACGACGCCCTGGACGGCCTGCCGTACGTACGGGCGGTGCCCCGGGGACGACGGCCCGGATCTGCGCATCACCTGCTTCCCGTCGTGTTCGACGTCGCCGGCCTCGGCATCTCCAAGAAGGACCTGCTGGCCGCGTTCTTCGCCCGGCGGATCAGATGCCAGGTGCACTACACACCACTGCACCGGCTGCCCGCGTTCGCGGAGATCGAGCCGAGGCTGACGACGGGATTCAAGGCCATGGACGCCGCCTTTCCCGGGCTGCTCTCGCTGCCGCTGTGGCGCGGGATGACCGACGACGACTGCGACCGGGTCATCGGCGTGGTCACCGAGATCGTGCACAGGTCGACTCAACCAATGGGCAGGTCATGA
- a CDS encoding DUF6243 family protein produces the protein MSKNINNPVGMGGGQRKKLSRDERQNNGPHRNLDRQGAADQKAELVRKMREKAGTAEGAGQTGDSTAES, from the coding sequence GTGAGCAAGAACATCAACAACCCCGTGGGCATGGGCGGCGGCCAGCGCAAGAAGCTGTCCCGCGACGAACGGCAGAACAACGGTCCGCACCGCAACCTCGACCGCCAGGGTGCCGCCGACCAGAAGGCGGAGCTGGTGCGCAAGATGCGCGAGAAGGCAGGCACAGCCGAGGGCGCCGGGCAGACGGGCGACAGCACCGCAGAGAGCTGA
- a CDS encoding class I SAM-dependent methyltransferase: MAETLMACPICGETAVELFAKAYDKEYFSSDEEYRYALCPSCTAVYLDSPPVDRLDFIYPANYYSYGGIGESTTFTERIKAQLDGRMLSKVLKGIPGEKLRVLDVGGGSGWLLTNVRRVDDRVVETHEVDLQAAAAPLAEAAGHVYHCMPIEEFTSDEPFDLILMMSIIEHVPDPRKVMATMSGLLSENGVLLMKTPNTATVDARLFRHRNWGGLHCPRHFVLFTEPGLARLGSQVGLTKVDSYYTQGAPQWAISVMAWLSDRGWIKVSREKPAYMNRVYEPLTAFFAGVDFLRARFAPTAQMMISFKRAR; encoded by the coding sequence GTGGCTGAGACATTGATGGCCTGCCCCATATGCGGGGAGACCGCGGTCGAGTTGTTCGCCAAGGCGTACGACAAGGAGTACTTCTCCAGCGACGAGGAGTACCGCTACGCGCTCTGTCCGTCGTGTACCGCCGTCTATCTGGATTCGCCGCCGGTGGACCGCCTCGATTTCATCTACCCCGCCAACTACTATTCCTATGGCGGAATCGGAGAGTCCACCACTTTCACCGAGCGCATCAAGGCGCAGCTCGACGGCCGCATGCTGTCGAAGGTGTTGAAGGGAATTCCCGGCGAGAAGCTGAGAGTCCTCGACGTCGGCGGCGGGTCCGGCTGGCTGCTCACCAATGTGCGCCGGGTGGACGACCGTGTGGTGGAGACCCACGAGGTCGACCTGCAGGCGGCGGCCGCGCCGCTTGCCGAGGCGGCGGGCCATGTCTACCACTGCATGCCCATCGAGGAGTTCACCTCCGACGAGCCGTTCGACCTGATCCTGATGATGAGCATCATCGAGCACGTGCCTGACCCGCGGAAGGTCATGGCCACCATGTCGGGACTCCTGTCGGAGAACGGCGTGCTCCTGATGAAGACGCCGAACACCGCCACTGTCGACGCCCGCCTCTTCCGGCACCGCAACTGGGGCGGGCTGCACTGCCCCCGGCACTTCGTGCTGTTCACCGAGCCCGGCCTCGCCCGGCTCGGCTCCCAGGTGGGCCTGACCAAGGTGGACAGCTACTACACGCAGGGCGCGCCCCAGTGGGCGATCAGTGTCATGGCGTGGCTGAGTGACCGGGGCTGGATCAAGGTCAGCCGGGAGAAGCCGGCCTATATGAACCGGGTGTACGAGCCGCTGACCGCCTTCTTCGCCGGAGTGGACTTCCTGCGCGCCCGGTTCGCCCCCACCGCCCAGATGATGATCAGTTTCAAGCGGGCCCGCTGA
- a CDS encoding GNAT family N-acetyltransferase, giving the protein MIRLARATELTQLQDVERAAGKCFADIGMAAIAEDEPPSLTVLGSYAQDGRAWVWAEDDDLPVAYLIAELVDGNGHVEQVSVHPDHAGRRIGKALIEHAGAWATAQGAPALTLTTFTEVVWNGPYYEKLGFRLVPEAVLTPGLREIRAAEAAHGLDRWPRACMRKEL; this is encoded by the coding sequence GTGATCCGGTTAGCCAGAGCGACGGAGCTGACGCAGCTTCAGGACGTCGAGCGCGCCGCGGGGAAGTGCTTCGCCGACATCGGCATGGCCGCGATCGCCGAGGACGAACCGCCGTCGCTCACGGTCCTCGGCTCGTACGCACAGGACGGCCGCGCCTGGGTGTGGGCGGAGGACGACGACCTGCCCGTCGCCTACCTGATCGCAGAGTTGGTGGACGGCAACGGACATGTCGAGCAAGTGTCCGTACACCCCGACCATGCCGGGAGGAGAATCGGGAAGGCCCTCATCGAGCACGCCGGGGCCTGGGCCACGGCGCAGGGAGCGCCGGCCCTGACCCTCACCACCTTCACCGAAGTGGTGTGGAACGGGCCGTATTACGAGAAGCTCGGATTCCGGCTGGTGCCGGAGGCGGTGCTGACGCCCGGCCTCCGCGAGATCAGGGCAGCGGAGGCCGCACACGGCCTGGACAGGTGGCCGCGCGCCTGTATGCGCAAGGAGCTCTGA
- a CDS encoding glycosyltransferase, with protein sequence MSRTLDEQLTDTADGVDLSFVIPMYNEEDIAREAVERAVKVGKNWGRSFEVLAVDDGSTDSTARVLAELRATTPEFRWVQLRPNCGQPASSKAGMIAARGAMVCVLDADMQTPPEVVAQLVAALEQSGPEVAAVFGVTSTRKRDDPTRLLVGQAVFYFLETRFGRHPIPHGASSFFVMRQDVARRLGNLTFTKGNVGAIMAALGLEMSTVTYVKPKSYRDDSRLGLRGHVEEAVGSLALTGVLSRFGLVGGALAGLAGIRTGSRVVRTAAAVTAAVSLGSVAAAARFNERSLRVATKALPIFEGEAAGPEQI encoded by the coding sequence ATGAGCCGGACACTCGACGAGCAGCTGACCGACACCGCCGACGGCGTGGACCTCAGCTTCGTCATCCCCATGTACAACGAGGAGGACATCGCCAGGGAGGCCGTGGAGCGGGCGGTGAAGGTCGGCAAGAACTGGGGCCGCTCCTTCGAGGTGCTCGCGGTGGACGATGGCAGCACGGACTCCACCGCCCGTGTTCTGGCCGAACTGCGCGCCACGACGCCGGAGTTCCGGTGGGTGCAGCTTCGCCCCAACTGCGGACAGCCCGCGTCCAGCAAGGCGGGCATGATCGCCGCGCGCGGAGCGATGGTGTGTGTTCTCGATGCCGACATGCAGACGCCCCCCGAGGTGGTGGCGCAACTGGTCGCGGCTCTCGAACAGTCGGGCCCCGAGGTCGCCGCGGTGTTCGGTGTGACCTCCACCCGCAAGCGTGACGATCCCACCCGGCTGCTGGTGGGCCAGGCGGTGTTCTACTTCCTGGAGACCCGGTTCGGCAGGCACCCGATTCCGCACGGTGCCAGTTCGTTCTTCGTGATGCGCCAGGACGTCGCCCGTCGGCTGGGCAACCTGACGTTCACCAAGGGCAACGTCGGCGCGATCATGGCCGCGCTGGGTCTCGAGATGAGCACGGTGACGTACGTCAAGCCCAAGAGCTACCGGGACGACTCCCGACTGGGCCTGCGCGGCCACGTCGAGGAAGCGGTGGGTTCGCTGGCCCTGACCGGGGTGCTGAGCCGCTTCGGCCTGGTGGGCGGGGCGCTCGCCGGCCTGGCCGGAATCCGCACCGGATCGCGCGTCGTGCGAACGGCCGCTGCGGTGACGGCGGCGGTGTCGCTGGGGTCGGTGGCCGCGGCCGCGCGGTTCAACGAGCGCTCACTGCGGGTGGCCACCAAGGCTCTGCCGATCTTCGAAGGCGAAGCGGCGGGTCCCGAGCAGATCTGA
- a CDS encoding nucleotide sugar dehydrogenase produces MSWSECCHNGLRRKEGNVRVAAIGQGYVGLPLSIAIASSGHTLYAVEIDPVRFASLRACRSYIVDVTDEELRRETQSERYVPVSNLAEVPEVDVYLISTPTPLTEDKTPDLTYVDRALAQIAAVAGPGALIVIESTVYPGALRRHIAPLFEQLSGLTSGVDVFFAYSPDRVDPGREGALGDVPKLVSGLGDKALEAIRSFYGTVFKEVVPVSSCEVAEFTKLLENTFRYLNIAYVNELSKATSEMNISLREVISAASTKPFGFMPFHHGPGVGGHCLPNNVHYLNHALNSAGHKSALLHAAAEINESMPRHVMQRLSASLEQQGKTLDGATVLILGVAFKSGVADSRNSPAFAIGAELVSMGTTVKITDPWLGIDMDAASFTAVELTAAECRAADAVLLVTDHEEIDYETVLASANLIFDCRGMLNAAEVEQL; encoded by the coding sequence ATGTCCTGGTCCGAGTGCTGCCACAACGGCTTACGACGAAAGGAGGGGAACGTGCGAGTCGCGGCTATCGGGCAGGGATACGTGGGTTTGCCGCTTTCCATCGCCATCGCGTCCTCCGGTCACACCCTGTACGCGGTCGAGATCGATCCGGTCCGGTTCGCGTCACTGCGGGCGTGCCGGTCGTACATCGTCGACGTCACCGATGAGGAACTGCGCAGGGAGACCCAGAGCGAACGCTATGTACCAGTGTCCAACCTGGCCGAGGTGCCGGAGGTCGATGTCTATCTGATCTCCACGCCCACTCCGCTCACCGAGGACAAGACACCCGATCTGACCTACGTGGACAGGGCGTTGGCGCAGATAGCCGCCGTTGCCGGGCCGGGTGCGCTGATCGTGATCGAGTCGACGGTCTACCCCGGTGCACTGCGCCGGCACATCGCGCCCCTCTTCGAGCAGCTCTCCGGCCTCACGTCGGGCGTGGACGTGTTCTTCGCCTACAGCCCGGACCGGGTCGACCCCGGCCGCGAGGGCGCGCTCGGCGACGTACCCAAGCTGGTGTCCGGGCTCGGCGACAAGGCGCTCGAAGCGATCCGGAGCTTCTACGGCACGGTCTTCAAGGAGGTCGTGCCGGTCTCCAGCTGCGAGGTCGCGGAGTTCACCAAGCTGCTGGAGAACACCTTCCGCTATCTGAACATCGCCTACGTCAACGAGCTGAGCAAGGCGACGTCGGAGATGAACATCAGCCTGCGCGAGGTGATCTCCGCCGCGTCGACCAAGCCGTTCGGGTTCATGCCCTTCCACCACGGTCCCGGCGTCGGCGGGCACTGCCTGCCCAACAACGTGCACTATCTCAACCACGCGCTGAACTCGGCGGGACACAAGAGCGCACTTCTCCACGCGGCGGCCGAGATCAACGAATCGATGCCACGCCATGTGATGCAGCGGCTGTCCGCGTCGCTGGAGCAGCAGGGCAAGACCCTGGACGGCGCGACCGTGCTCATCCTCGGCGTCGCCTTCAAGTCAGGCGTTGCCGACTCGCGCAACTCGCCCGCGTTCGCCATCGGCGCTGAACTCGTCAGCATGGGCACCACGGTCAAGATCACCGACCCGTGGCTGGGCATCGACATGGACGCAGCCTCTTTCACCGCCGTCGAACTCACCGCGGCCGAGTGCCGCGCGGCCGACGCCGTGCTGCTGGTCACCGACCACGAGGAGATCGACTACGAGACGGTGCTCGCCTCGGCGAACCTGATCTTCGACTGCCGAGGCATGCTCAACGCGGCGGAGGTCGAGCAGTTGTGA
- a CDS encoding IS4 family transposase, with amino-acid sequence MAASVGELSGLGLLTWVYPPGLVDRVVAACGRSEQRRRLLPARLVVYFVLGLALFSPAPYLEVMRHLVEGLRGVGLLGNWRVPAKSSLFRARERLGSEPLRVLFATTAKPMATEATPGAFWRGLRLLAVDGTCWDVEDSEANEAAFGRPGSGRGAGRSAFPQVRMAALVEVGSHAVLDAELAGCRTGEVTLVGRLPRSCSPGQLVLADREFLGVPLWQAFTATGADLLWRVPANRVLPVVTQFRDGSWLSRIRASGGPARHEPVAVRVLAYRLRDRVGEGDYRLVTTLLNARRYPARQLAALYRERWEIESVFAEIKTHQRGARVVLSSKTPEGIRQQIWAHLLVHRALRELMLRTAATRDLDPDRISFTETLRSARRSVTVTPGSFSP; translated from the coding sequence GTGGCTGCGAGTGTGGGTGAGTTATCGGGTCTGGGTTTGTTGACCTGGGTGTATCCGCCTGGCCTGGTGGATCGGGTGGTGGCCGCGTGCGGGCGTTCTGAGCAGCGCCGACGGCTGCTTCCCGCGCGGTTGGTGGTGTACTTCGTGCTGGGGCTGGCTTTGTTCTCGCCTGCTCCGTATCTGGAAGTGATGCGGCACCTGGTCGAGGGGCTACGGGGTGTGGGGCTGCTGGGCAACTGGCGTGTTCCGGCGAAGTCCTCGCTGTTCAGGGCCCGTGAGCGGCTGGGCTCTGAACCGCTGCGGGTGCTGTTCGCCACGACCGCGAAGCCGATGGCCACCGAGGCGACGCCCGGGGCGTTCTGGCGAGGCTTGCGGCTGCTTGCGGTTGATGGAACGTGCTGGGACGTCGAGGACAGTGAGGCTAACGAGGCCGCCTTCGGACGTCCGGGCAGTGGCCGCGGGGCGGGCAGAAGCGCGTTTCCGCAGGTGCGGATGGCTGCTTTGGTGGAGGTGGGCAGCCATGCAGTTCTGGACGCGGAACTCGCCGGCTGCCGCACCGGGGAAGTCACTCTGGTCGGCCGCCTGCCCCGGTCCTGCAGCCCGGGCCAACTTGTGCTGGCCGATCGCGAGTTCCTCGGGGTGCCGTTGTGGCAGGCGTTCACCGCGACCGGCGCTGACCTGCTGTGGCGAGTGCCCGCCAACCGCGTCCTGCCTGTCGTCACGCAGTTCCGGGACGGGTCCTGGCTCTCCCGCATCAGAGCGAGTGGCGGCCCTGCGCGCCATGAGCCGGTCGCGGTCCGTGTTCTGGCCTACCGGCTCAGGGACCGGGTCGGCGAGGGCGACTATCGCCTGGTCACCACCCTTCTGAACGCTCGACGGTATCCGGCCCGGCAACTGGCGGCGCTCTACCGCGAACGCTGGGAGATCGAGTCCGTCTTCGCCGAGATCAAGACACATCAACGAGGCGCACGCGTTGTACTCAGCAGCAAAACACCCGAGGGCATCCGGCAGCAGATCTGGGCGCATCTTCTGGTCCACCGTGCTCTGCGCGAACTCATGCTGAGAACGGCAGCCACGCGAGACCTGGACCCCGACCGGATCTCCTTCACTGAAACCTTGCGCTCTGCCCGGCGCAGTGTGACCGTCACGCCGGGCAGCTTTTCCCCCTGA
- a CDS encoding endonuclease/exonuclease/phosphatase family protein, producing MPSEPDILAPPKRVAERLARWEAALDESVKPKKAGSNLRIATWNLRAFSGLTKAWTTPEGASPKRNFTDVRVIASVVSRFDVVAVQEVRGDLRALRYLLKALGEDWAFVLTDVTEGRAGNNERLAFLFDTRRVKLSGLACELVVPLEQEAGVAAGDLDRQFARTPYAVSFLSQGQTFTLVTLHVLFGEKAADRVPELRAIAEWLAGWAEREFGWDHNLIALGDFNIDRAGDPLFEAFTSTGLVPAPELEGLPRTIFDDPGAEHFYDQIAWFTHGQERRPVLTLDAVGGGHVDFVPELRGTGTLNDLSWHVSDHYPLWVEFAIPQD from the coding sequence GTGCCGTCTGAACCCGACATTCTGGCGCCGCCCAAGCGGGTGGCGGAACGTCTCGCACGGTGGGAGGCGGCGCTTGACGAGTCGGTCAAGCCGAAGAAGGCTGGATCGAATCTGCGTATTGCGACGTGGAATCTGCGGGCCTTCTCCGGCTTGACCAAGGCGTGGACCACGCCGGAAGGGGCTTCACCGAAGCGGAACTTCACCGATGTGCGGGTCATTGCCTCGGTGGTGAGCCGGTTCGACGTGGTGGCGGTGCAGGAGGTGCGTGGCGATCTTCGGGCGCTGCGCTACTTGCTCAAGGCGTTGGGGGAGGACTGGGCGTTTGTCCTGACCGATGTGACCGAGGGGAGGGCGGGCAATAACGAGCGCCTTGCGTTCCTGTTCGATACGCGGCGGGTCAAGCTGTCGGGTCTGGCGTGCGAGCTGGTCGTCCCGCTGGAGCAGGAGGCGGGTGTTGCCGCGGGTGACCTGGACCGGCAGTTCGCCCGCACGCCGTATGCGGTCAGCTTCCTGTCCCAGGGGCAGACCTTCACTCTGGTCACGTTGCACGTCCTGTTCGGTGAGAAGGCCGCTGACCGGGTGCCGGAGCTGCGGGCGATCGCCGAGTGGCTGGCCGGCTGGGCGGAGCGGGAGTTCGGTTGGGACCACAACCTGATCGCGCTGGGGGACTTCAACATCGACCGGGCGGGCGACCCGTTGTTCGAGGCGTTCACCTCTACCGGGCTGGTGCCCGCTCCGGAGTTGGAGGGGCTGCCGCGGACCATCTTCGACGACCCCGGTGCCGAGCACTTCTACGACCAGATTGCCTGGTTCACCCACGGCCAGGAGCGCCGGCCGGTGTTGACGCTGGACGCGGTCGGCGGCGGTCATGTCGACTTCGTCCCGGAGCTGCGGGGGACCGGCACGCTCAACGACCTGTCGTGGCACGTCTCCGACCACTACCCCCTCTGGGTCGAGTTCGCTATCCCCCAGGACTGA
- a CDS encoding alpha/beta fold hydrolase, with protein MSQLLSLEIPEHARPVRLETERGVFAALDVPPPGHAPVRGTALLVPGFMGSKEDFLPMLPALSADGVRVLALDCRGQCETGDASPTPSYSQDDLASDLVAVTRSLGAGPVHLLGHSYGGSLVRAAVIATQGEPSLWASVTLMNFGPGAVSSWQRERLHLLLSVVESMSLAEIWPFVRSKDESVPEDVERFLERRWMSNSPSQLAAVAQHMLDETDTTADLARMTVPVSVISGTPDETWDPDGVERMASQLGARFVRIEGGGHSPNVHKPAEVASALLDFWLTRHGAAVA; from the coding sequence ATGAGCCAGTTGCTGAGCCTAGAAATCCCGGAGCACGCGCGCCCGGTGCGTCTTGAAACGGAGCGGGGCGTCTTCGCCGCCCTGGACGTCCCACCTCCTGGGCACGCCCCCGTGCGGGGGACGGCCCTGCTCGTACCTGGCTTCATGGGCAGCAAAGAGGACTTCCTCCCCATGCTGCCCGCCCTGAGCGCCGACGGCGTACGTGTACTGGCCCTGGACTGCCGAGGTCAGTGCGAGACCGGCGACGCCTCGCCGACACCCTCGTACTCCCAGGACGACCTGGCCAGCGATCTGGTAGCCGTTACCCGTTCCCTGGGCGCCGGCCCGGTGCATCTGCTGGGTCATTCGTACGGGGGAAGTCTCGTCCGCGCGGCGGTCATTGCGACTCAGGGGGAGCCCTCTCTCTGGGCGTCGGTCACTCTGATGAACTTCGGTCCAGGCGCAGTCTCTTCTTGGCAGCGGGAACGCCTGCACCTGCTGCTCTCCGTCGTGGAATCGATGTCCCTGGCCGAGATCTGGCCGTTCGTGCGAAGCAAGGACGAGTCCGTGCCCGAGGACGTCGAACGCTTCCTGGAGCGTCGGTGGATGAGCAACAGCCCGAGCCAGTTGGCGGCCGTCGCGCAGCACATGCTGGACGAGACGGACACTACGGCTGACCTGGCCCGAATGACCGTTCCCGTGTCGGTGATCTCTGGCACTCCCGACGAGACGTGGGACCCTGACGGAGTGGAGCGGATGGCCAGTCAACTGGGAGCCAGGTTCGTCCGGATCGAGGGCGGCGGTCATTCCCCCAATGTGCACAAACCCGCTGAAGTGGCTTCCGCCCTACTCGATTTCTGGCTCACCCGGCACGGCGCGGCAGTCGCCTGA